The genomic stretch ACGTTTTTTTAAAAAAGCAGAGGGAATCTCACCTCAGGAATACCGGGATTCATGTATTACAACGAAAAGGCTTAAAAACTAAAGATATGTTATAGATGTAAAAATATGTAAAGGCATTCGTTTATTATGGTAAATAGGTGTTAAGTAAATCAAAAAATGGTCATGGAAAATGTCCAAACAAATGTCTATAATAAGGAAAGGAGTTGGTTATAAAGTATAAAACAAGGAGGGCTATATGAGAAAACGTATTATTAGCACAGGTATATCTGCTGTATTGATTGGGGGGTTACTGCTTACTGCCTGCGGAGGCAACCGTTCGGAGGTTTCATCATCTTCTATAAGCGGATCAAAGGAAACAGGCTCTGCTGTTGAAGCAAACAGCTCCGTTTCGGCAGAAGAAGGGGATCCGTTTGGAAAATATGATCCATCTATTAAAATGACGTTTGCCCGTACGGTAGATAATGATCTGAATGATAACATACTGCCGAAAACTCCAGGGGAAACAATTGATAGCAACAGATGGTTGGATTTGTATTCAAAGGACTTAGGTATTGACATCAGCTATGCCTGGACTGTAAGAGGTGGTCTCAATGATGACGCTTATACACAGAAGTTAAATGTTACTATTGCATCCGGAGACTTACCAGATGTACTGATTGTAAACCGGACACAGTTGAAGCAATTGGCAGAATCAGATATGATCGTAGACATGACAGAGTATTATGACAAGTATGCCAGCGAACTGACAAGGGAAGTTTATAATTCAGAAGGTCCTGGAATCCTGGAGTCTGCTACGTTTAATGGCCGTTTAATGGCTGTGCCTTATGCAGATGCATCAGTGGAAAGTACACAATATCTATGGCTTCGTCAGGATTGGCTGGATAAGCTTAATCTGGAACCTCCCAAGACGATGCAGGATTTATTGAAAATTGCAAAAGCGTTCACAACCCTTGACCCTGATGGGAATGGCAAAGATGATACCTATGCAATGGCTATTACAAAAAATTTGTACAGCGGTGCCATGGGTACAGAGGGTTTTTTTGCAGGATATCATTCTTATCCGAATATGTGGGTGAAAACGGATGAAGGAACTTTAGCCTGGGGAAGCGTGCTTCCGGAAACAAAGGATGCATTACAGGCTTTGGCAGATATGTATGCGGCCGGAGAAATTGATCCGGAATTTGGAATCAAAGACGGCGCCAAGGTTGCAGAGATGATAGCGGCGGGAAAAATAGGTATTGATTTTGGTGAGCAGTGGAATCCGATGTATCCGCTTATCAGCAGCTATCAAAATGACCCGGAAGCGGACTGGGTTGGCTATCCGATCGTATCAATTGATGATACATTACCTAAAGTTCCGCAAAAGTTCCGTACTCAATGGTATTATGCTGTTCGCAAAGATTATGCGAACCCAGAAGCCGTAGTTAAATTGATTAATCTGCACCTTGAGAAAAACTGGGGTGAGAACAATGAATTTGATTACTATTATATGCCGGTTGAAAATGAAGCAGCAGGTGTATGGAAGTTCTCACCGGTTGCACCGGCTCCGACCAATAAGAATCTTGAGGCATTTAATGAGATTCAAAAAGCACGCAAGCTGGGAGATATGAGTATCCTGAAAGGTGAACCGGCTGTAATTCAGAAAAATCTGGAAGCTTATTATGGTGGTGATACCACTCAGTGGGGCTGGGAGAAAATATATGGGCCTACAGGAGTCTTTAATGCGCTGAATGGATATATTGAAAATGGACAGGTGATGAGAGAGGAGTTTGTAGGTGCACCTACGCCGACTATGGTAGATAAACAATCCTCTTTGCGTACCATGGAACTGGAGATGTTTGCCCGGATTATCATGGGTGATGTTTCCATAGATGAGTTTGATAAGTTCGTTGAAAACTGGAATGCTCTTGGTGGGGCTCAGATGACAAAGGAAGTTAACGAATGGTATCAGTCCGTTAAAAAATAAAAAATAAGTTAAGGGAGGAGAGGTTTAACAAAAAACTTTTCCTCTCGTTTTTTTTAAACAGGAAGTGAGGATGATATTTATGAAACGTGGACGAATGCGGGAACTGCCATTGCATCTAATGATTTTACCCAGTGTAATATTGCTCATTTGTTTCAGCTATTTACCGATGGGAGGAATTATTATTGCGTTCCAGAAGTTTGTGCCTGCCAAAGGGCTGTTTGGTGACCAGAAATGGATTGGATTTGACAACTTTATATATCTGTTCCGATTACCAAATTTCATGAGCGTACTTTGGAATACTCTCTTTATTGCCGTTATGAAGATTATTTTCGGACTTTTGATTCCGATTATAGTTGCGATTCTGATTAATGAGGTAAAAAGTAATACATTGAAACGGGGCATTCAGACGGCA from Lacrimispora sphenoides JCM 1415 encodes the following:
- a CDS encoding extracellular solute-binding protein, whose protein sequence is MRKRIISTGISAVLIGGLLLTACGGNRSEVSSSSISGSKETGSAVEANSSVSAEEGDPFGKYDPSIKMTFARTVDNDLNDNILPKTPGETIDSNRWLDLYSKDLGIDISYAWTVRGGLNDDAYTQKLNVTIASGDLPDVLIVNRTQLKQLAESDMIVDMTEYYDKYASELTREVYNSEGPGILESATFNGRLMAVPYADASVESTQYLWLRQDWLDKLNLEPPKTMQDLLKIAKAFTTLDPDGNGKDDTYAMAITKNLYSGAMGTEGFFAGYHSYPNMWVKTDEGTLAWGSVLPETKDALQALADMYAAGEIDPEFGIKDGAKVAEMIAAGKIGIDFGEQWNPMYPLISSYQNDPEADWVGYPIVSIDDTLPKVPQKFRTQWYYAVRKDYANPEAVVKLINLHLEKNWGENNEFDYYYMPVENEAAGVWKFSPVAPAPTNKNLEAFNEIQKARKLGDMSILKGEPAVIQKNLEAYYGGDTTQWGWEKIYGPTGVFNALNGYIENGQVMREEFVGAPTPTMVDKQSSLRTMELEMFARIIMGDVSIDEFDKFVENWNALGGAQMTKEVNEWYQSVKK